In the Rhinatrema bivittatum chromosome 6, aRhiBiv1.1, whole genome shotgun sequence genome, one interval contains:
- the LOC115093345 gene encoding gap junction gamma-1 protein-like, whose product MSWSFLTRLLEEINNHSTFVGKVWLTMLIIFRIVLTAVGGESIYYDEQSKFVCNTQQPGCENVCYDAFAPLSHVRFWVFQIIMITTPSIMYLGFAMHRISRMPEQQRHCSTRKPRRMPVVHRGAVRDYEEAEDNGEEDPMIFEEIEPEKEKVEEGAKKHDGRRRIKEDGLMKVYVLQLLFRSALEVAFLFGQYILYGFEVAPSYVCTRSPCPHTVDCFVSRPTEKSIFLLIMYVVSGLCLLLNICELFHLGVGGIRDVLGKRSRRKTFHDLSAGDPYSKKTPSAPPHYHAVAKKGKIPNGKLLYGENVANGTLEHFSLQDLHPQHELDRLRKHLKMAQNHLDLAFQLNPAPETAQPSRSSSPEANSIAVEQNRLNFAQEKEGADCEKTGL is encoded by the exons ATGAGCTGGAGTTTTCTCACCCGCCTCCTAGAGGAAATAAACAACCATTCCACCTTTGTGGGCAAGGTCTGGCTGACCATGCTGATCATCTTCCGCATCGTGCTGACAGCGGTGGGTGGGGAGTCCATCTACTACGACGAGCAGAGCAAGTTTGTGTGCAACACGCAGCAGCCGGGGTGCGAGAACGTCTGCTACGATGCCTTCGCACCCCTCTCGCATGTCCGCTTCTGGGTCTTCCAGATCATCATGATCACCACCCCCTCCATCATGTACCTGGGCTTCGCCATGCACCGGATCTCCCGCATGCCGGAGCAGCAGAGGCATTGCAGCACGAGGAAGCCGCGCCGCATGCCGGTGGTGCACCGTGGCGCGGTGCGCGACTACGAAGAAGCAGAGGACAACGGCGAGGAAGACCCCATGATCTTTGAGGAGATTGAACCAGAAAAGGAGAAGGTGGAGGAGGGCGCCAAGAAGCACGACGGGCGCCGCCGCATCAAGGAGGACGGACTGATGAAGGTCTACGTGCTGCAGCTGCTCTTCCGCTCGGCGCTGGAGGTGGCCTTCCTCTTCGGACAGTACATCCTGTACGGCTTTGAGGTGGCTCCTTCCTACGTGTGTACCCGCAGCCCTTGCCCCCACACGGTGGACTGCTTTGTGTCCAGGCCCACGGAGAAGTCCATCTTCCTTCTCATTATGTACGTGGTCAGTGGACTTTGTCTCCTGCTCAACATCTGTGAGCTCTTCCACCTGGGAGTGGGGGGCATCCGGGATGTGCTGGGCAAGAGGTCGCGCCGGAAGACCTTCCATGACCTGTCCGCAGGGGACCCCTACTCCAAGAAGACCCCCAGTGCCCCGCCACATTACCACGCCGTAGCGAAGAAGGGGAAAATCCCCAACGGGAAGCTGCTCTATGGGGAGAACGTGGCCAATGGGACCCTGGAGCACTTCAGCCTGCAGGATCTGCACCCCCAGCACGAGCTGGACCGGCTGCGCAAGCACCTGAAGATGGCACAGAACCACCTGGACCTGGCCTTCCAGCTCAACCCAGCTCCGGAGACAGCACAGCCCTCCCGCAGCAGCAGCCCCGAGGCCAACAGCATCGCGGTGGAGCAGAACCGGCTGAACTTTGCGCAGGAGAAGGAGGGAGCTGACTGCGAAAAGACAG GCCTGTGA